The following are encoded together in the Pedobacter steynii genome:
- a CDS encoding type I polyketide synthase yields the protein MPAEQFTLNPDKETTVHQLFEQAAMQYPDLKAVVFGSSAISYSELETRSNDLKQVLLNLSPDQQIIGISASRSIEMIISLLAILKAGKSYLPLDPTYPESRLQQIISDSGVKACIALNTESEFFSNLGLQPVNPEQVLSQNSGTPFQQGLNGCVLYTSGSTGRPKGVCLGHQSLINFLSWQKENSLSKVGTRSLQFCHLSFDASFQEIFVPLTTGGTLYLIEDDDRLDGGRLLNFLIENRINKAFFPYVTLQYLTEASAAENKYPLHLKEVTTGGELLKITPTIRAFFSALADSSFLNIYGPTEATVCVTTLKLSGNPEEWPAIPTIGSPMAGSSVFILNEELQLQKNGNEGELCISGLCLANGYLNQEELTVEKFIDWEHPTLGNLKIYRTGDLGKYLDNGEIEFFGRKDGQIKIRGNRVELGEIEVALMQHESVEQAVVILREDKPGRKNLIAYIVGNKQTFDAKTLRDQVNRLLPDYMVPSNFIRMEQLPKTVSGKIDKKALPKPDSKRPDLNVLYKKPGTKAEQEIAHLLSDILQYDKIGMDDNFFELGGNSLLAQRTVSELKYRLGYHLPITKLYQFPTVSGMAKFLDKSTSGAAFSSRKRTSQNQASDIAVIGMAGRFPGADTITGLWDLLREGKETTTFFNQDELDPGIPAHIRLDPSYVSARGIIRNADQFDPVFFGINPKLAQLMDPQQRVFLEIAQEVLEQTGYATLTDTQKTGVFAGSGSNTYYEYNVLPHPDLVENQGKLQVLTVNEKDYISSRTAYHLNLKGPAVSVNSACSTSLLAIAQAVNSLRAGQCDTALAGGASITSPINSGHLYQEGSMLSADGHCRPFDDDATGTVFSDGAGVVLLKRLDDAKRDGDTIYGLIKGVGINNDGSGKGSFTAPSTEGQSDAIIQAIDDAGIEASEISYIETHGTGTPIGDPIEFEGLKAAFGDQPKKQFCAIGSVKSNFGHLTQAAGVTGLIKTCLSLYYKKIPASIGYVNPNRNIDFANSPFYVNHSLSDWNADKRIAGVSSFGVGGTNVHVILEGYENEPKPSSTGRSAELITWSANSSYSRDQYAKALSADLSSREAVNIADVAYTLQTSRTDFRFRRFLVSDDPAQLPQSLLEEKPNAVEAHQLLGLPGEVVFTFPGQGAQYLNMGKELYLTEPVYKAAIDQCATLLIPYLQLDIRDIIFPAEPSEAASERLKDTRYTQPALFVTEYALAKLWMHWGIQPTLFCGHSIGEYVAAHLSGVFSLEDGLKLIAIRGAMVSELPSGSMLSVRHEAEAISALLTGDLSIAAINSQKLCVVAGPDEQVHEFAKLLDTTEIANKLLFTSHAFHSSMMDPIVEEFRKVVSGISLHAPEIAIVSTVTGDALTAEQATDPGYWAGHLRKTVRFSAAIETILSYELPLFLEVGPGTVTSTLVKQIAGLHTKQIKAIPSLSNKDKETSSILNALGQLWLHGLNPEWNNYYQGQERTFLNLPTYQFDRKKYWVDAVTENPVLNKQELINTLMMRKENLAAKIKQVLEDASGIEMSGIQSDRNFLEIGLDSLLLTQVAISLKREFNLPITFRKLNEEYPSIDALVDYIDQNTASDLPAAATTAASAPHFQPQPSAQNNSIGINHASPVNDSALGLIAQQLEILSKQVMLMQGNQPLVIADNSPVIRAVPAPVRMEQSENQELSLQEKTEIQKPFGATPKIERHSTALNPKQLNFLQELTRRYTAKTLKSKTYAAESRSFMADPRVVSGFRPQTKELIYPIVINKSSGSKMWDLDGNEYIDVLNGFGSNLLGYQPEVIKKAMHDQVENGYEVGPQHELAAEVSKLVCEFTGFDRSALCSTGSEAVLGCIRIARTVTGRSLIVAFTGSYHGIIDEVLVRGTKKLKSFPAAAGIMPEAVQNILVLDYGTDEALAIIKERAHEIAAVLIEPVQSRRPEFVPIEFIKKVREITTASGTALIFDEVITGFRMHPGGAQALFDIRVDLASYGKVVGAGIPIGVIAGKKEFMDALDGGTWQYGDQSYPEVGVTYFAGTFVRHPLALASAKASLNYMKEKGPALQQQLNEKGNYIATSLNKEIEKRNLPFFVANYGSLWKVKFNEEVPYSELMFTLMREKGIHILDGFPCFITEATSNADIEQVIKCFIESMDAMIEADFYPAATKKKEFINNHTIVINGNQPPVKGAKLGKDEQGNPAWFIKDPNQDGKYLQVEIN from the coding sequence ATGCCAGCAGAACAGTTCACTTTAAACCCAGACAAAGAAACTACGGTTCATCAGCTTTTCGAACAGGCAGCAATGCAATATCCTGATCTTAAAGCCGTTGTCTTCGGGTCATCAGCTATCAGCTATAGCGAGCTAGAGACCAGATCAAATGATTTAAAACAGGTTCTGTTAAACCTCAGCCCTGATCAGCAAATCATCGGGATCAGCGCAAGCCGGTCGATAGAAATGATCATCTCCTTGCTGGCAATCCTGAAAGCAGGTAAATCTTACCTTCCTCTGGATCCTACTTATCCCGAAAGCAGACTTCAGCAGATCATATCAGATTCCGGAGTTAAAGCATGCATCGCGCTAAATACGGAATCTGAATTCTTTTCCAATCTGGGCCTTCAGCCTGTTAATCCTGAACAAGTTTTAAGTCAGAACAGCGGAACTCCATTTCAACAAGGCTTAAACGGTTGCGTACTGTATACTTCGGGTTCTACAGGAAGACCAAAGGGTGTATGCCTGGGACATCAGAGCTTAATCAATTTTTTGAGCTGGCAAAAAGAAAACTCACTGAGCAAAGTAGGAACAAGATCATTACAGTTCTGTCATTTAAGCTTTGATGCTTCTTTTCAGGAGATCTTCGTTCCCCTAACAACCGGAGGAACCCTATACCTGATTGAGGACGACGACCGCCTGGATGGCGGAAGATTATTGAACTTTCTGATTGAAAACCGCATTAACAAGGCATTCTTTCCATATGTTACCCTGCAATACCTTACTGAGGCATCTGCCGCAGAAAACAAATACCCCCTGCATTTAAAGGAAGTAACCACCGGGGGCGAACTTTTAAAAATTACACCTACCATAAGGGCTTTCTTTTCTGCGTTGGCGGACAGCAGCTTTCTAAATATTTATGGACCAACTGAAGCTACAGTTTGTGTTACTACACTAAAATTATCTGGAAATCCTGAGGAATGGCCTGCAATTCCTACGATCGGCAGTCCGATGGCAGGCTCATCTGTATTTATCCTGAATGAAGAGCTGCAGCTGCAGAAAAATGGAAATGAAGGCGAATTGTGCATCTCGGGATTATGCCTGGCAAATGGCTACTTAAACCAGGAAGAATTAACGGTCGAAAAATTTATAGACTGGGAGCACCCCACTCTGGGCAACCTGAAAATTTACAGAACCGGCGATCTGGGAAAATACCTGGACAATGGGGAAATAGAATTTTTTGGCCGGAAAGACGGTCAGATTAAAATACGTGGTAACCGCGTTGAGCTTGGAGAAATCGAAGTCGCATTAATGCAGCACGAAAGCGTGGAGCAAGCAGTTGTCATATTAAGAGAGGACAAGCCTGGCAGGAAGAATCTCATTGCTTATATCGTTGGAAACAAGCAGACTTTTGATGCCAAAACCCTCCGCGACCAGGTCAACAGGCTTCTACCCGATTATATGGTTCCTTCCAATTTCATCCGGATGGAACAGTTACCGAAAACCGTTAGCGGGAAAATAGACAAAAAAGCGCTTCCCAAACCAGATTCTAAAAGACCGGATTTAAATGTTCTTTATAAAAAACCGGGTACAAAAGCAGAACAAGAGATTGCACATTTGTTATCCGATATCCTTCAATATGATAAAATAGGAATGGATGATAATTTCTTTGAACTGGGAGGCAACTCTTTACTCGCTCAAAGGACCGTATCAGAATTAAAATACAGATTGGGTTATCACCTGCCAATTACGAAACTGTACCAATTCCCTACTGTTTCCGGAATGGCGAAATTCCTAGATAAAAGCACATCCGGCGCAGCGTTCAGCTCAAGGAAAAGAACAAGCCAAAACCAGGCTTCCGATATTGCTGTAATTGGTATGGCGGGTAGGTTCCCAGGAGCAGATACCATCACTGGTTTATGGGACTTGCTGAGGGAAGGTAAAGAAACCACCACCTTCTTTAATCAGGATGAGCTGGACCCGGGAATACCAGCTCACATCAGGCTGGATCCTTCTTATGTAAGTGCGAGAGGAATTATCAGGAACGCAGATCAGTTCGATCCTGTTTTCTTTGGTATCAATCCGAAACTGGCCCAGCTAATGGACCCTCAGCAAAGGGTATTCCTTGAAATTGCACAGGAAGTATTGGAACAAACTGGTTATGCTACTTTAACAGACACTCAGAAAACGGGAGTCTTTGCCGGAAGCGGAAGTAACACCTATTATGAATACAATGTATTGCCTCATCCTGATCTTGTTGAAAACCAGGGAAAATTACAGGTGCTCACGGTGAATGAAAAAGACTATATTTCTTCTAGAACAGCTTATCATTTAAACTTAAAGGGACCTGCGGTTAGTGTTAATTCGGCCTGTTCAACGTCTTTACTTGCCATTGCGCAAGCCGTGAACAGTCTCCGCGCAGGTCAATGTGATACCGCATTAGCCGGTGGTGCAAGCATTACCTCTCCCATTAACAGCGGCCATCTTTATCAGGAAGGAAGTATGCTGAGTGCCGACGGCCATTGTCGTCCTTTTGACGACGACGCCACCGGAACGGTATTTAGTGATGGGGCCGGTGTGGTTCTTTTAAAAAGACTGGACGATGCCAAAAGAGATGGCGACACCATATATGGACTCATCAAAGGTGTAGGTATCAATAATGACGGATCCGGCAAAGGTAGCTTTACAGCACCGAGTACGGAAGGTCAATCTGATGCCATCATTCAGGCAATTGACGATGCAGGAATCGAAGCTTCAGAAATCAGTTATATTGAAACACATGGAACAGGAACCCCAATTGGTGATCCGATAGAATTTGAAGGGTTAAAAGCCGCATTTGGCGATCAGCCTAAAAAACAATTCTGCGCAATTGGTTCTGTTAAGAGCAATTTTGGCCATTTAACCCAGGCAGCTGGTGTGACAGGGCTGATAAAAACCTGTCTGTCCTTATATTATAAAAAAATCCCGGCCTCTATTGGTTATGTAAACCCTAACCGGAATATCGATTTTGCCAACAGTCCTTTTTATGTGAACCATTCTTTGTCAGACTGGAATGCCGATAAAAGAATTGCCGGAGTCAGCTCATTTGGTGTTGGAGGAACAAATGTACACGTGATTCTGGAGGGCTACGAAAATGAACCCAAGCCTTCATCTACCGGCCGGTCTGCAGAACTGATTACCTGGTCTGCCAATTCATCCTATAGCAGGGACCAATACGCAAAAGCACTTTCTGCTGACCTAAGCAGTCGGGAAGCAGTAAACATAGCCGATGTCGCTTATACCCTGCAAACATCAAGAACTGACTTCCGTTTCAGGAGGTTCCTGGTCTCAGACGATCCAGCTCAGCTACCGCAGTCACTTTTGGAGGAGAAACCCAATGCTGTTGAAGCACACCAGCTCCTGGGGCTACCTGGGGAAGTAGTCTTTACATTTCCTGGTCAGGGTGCACAGTATTTAAATATGGGAAAAGAACTTTACCTGACTGAACCTGTATATAAAGCAGCGATAGACCAGTGTGCTACGTTGCTTATTCCCTATCTTCAACTGGATATCAGGGATATTATCTTTCCGGCTGAACCTTCTGAAGCAGCATCTGAAAGATTAAAAGACACCCGTTATACACAACCGGCATTGTTTGTAACAGAATATGCGCTGGCGAAGCTCTGGATGCACTGGGGAATCCAGCCAACCCTGTTTTGCGGACATAGCATCGGAGAATATGTTGCCGCACATCTTTCCGGAGTATTTTCATTGGAAGATGGCCTGAAACTGATTGCTATCAGAGGGGCAATGGTAAGTGAATTGCCTTCCGGAAGCATGTTATCAGTCAGACATGAGGCAGAAGCCATTTCCGCATTGCTAACAGGCGACCTGTCCATTGCGGCAATAAACAGCCAGAAACTTTGCGTTGTTGCAGGTCCGGACGAGCAGGTCCATGAATTTGCCAAACTACTCGATACCACTGAAATTGCCAACAAATTATTATTTACCAGCCATGCTTTCCATTCTTCCATGATGGATCCTATTGTAGAGGAGTTCAGAAAGGTGGTTTCCGGGATAAGCCTGCATGCGCCTGAAATAGCTATTGTATCTACGGTCACAGGCGATGCTCTGACAGCTGAACAGGCTACAGATCCGGGGTACTGGGCCGGACATCTACGAAAAACAGTACGGTTTAGCGCTGCCATTGAAACCATTTTGAGTTATGAGCTTCCATTGTTCCTGGAAGTTGGCCCAGGAACAGTAACCTCGACACTGGTTAAACAGATTGCCGGTCTTCATACTAAACAAATTAAGGCAATACCAAGTTTAAGCAATAAGGATAAGGAGACTTCCTCTATATTAAATGCACTTGGCCAGCTATGGCTACATGGCTTAAATCCGGAATGGAATAATTATTATCAGGGACAGGAAAGGACTTTCCTTAACCTACCTACCTATCAATTTGACAGAAAAAAATACTGGGTGGATGCAGTGACCGAAAATCCGGTATTAAACAAGCAAGAATTAATTAATACTCTTATGATGAGAAAAGAAAACCTAGCAGCAAAGATCAAACAAGTATTAGAGGATGCCTCAGGCATCGAGATGAGTGGCATTCAATCAGACAGAAACTTTCTGGAAATCGGACTGGATTCCCTTTTACTTACCCAAGTTGCGATTTCCCTGAAGAGAGAATTCAATCTACCTATTACCTTTAGAAAACTAAATGAAGAATATCCTAGTATAGATGCTTTAGTAGATTACATAGATCAAAATACAGCATCAGATCTTCCGGCTGCTGCTACAACTGCAGCAAGTGCTCCGCATTTCCAGCCGCAACCTTCAGCACAGAACAATTCTATAGGCATAAACCATGCCTCCCCTGTTAATGACAGCGCATTAGGGCTCATTGCCCAGCAACTGGAGATTCTTTCGAAGCAGGTGATGTTAATGCAGGGAAACCAACCATTGGTGATTGCTGACAACAGTCCTGTTATACGGGCAGTTCCAGCCCCTGTCCGCATGGAACAATCAGAAAATCAGGAGCTGAGCCTTCAGGAAAAAACAGAGATTCAAAAACCATTTGGAGCAACCCCAAAGATAGAGCGTCATTCCACAGCGCTGAATCCGAAACAACTGAATTTTCTTCAGGAGCTGACCCGACGATATACGGCTAAAACCCTAAAGAGTAAGACTTATGCTGCTGAAAGCAGGTCTTTTATGGCTGATCCCCGTGTGGTTTCCGGCTTTAGACCGCAAACTAAAGAACTGATTTATCCCATCGTGATCAACAAGTCCAGTGGCAGTAAAATGTGGGACCTTGATGGAAACGAATACATAGACGTTTTAAATGGCTTCGGATCCAACCTCTTGGGTTATCAACCGGAAGTGATCAAAAAAGCGATGCACGATCAGGTGGAGAACGGGTATGAAGTAGGTCCGCAGCATGAATTAGCTGCAGAAGTAAGCAAACTGGTTTGTGAGTTTACAGGTTTTGACCGCTCAGCTTTATGCAGCACGGGTTCTGAAGCAGTTCTTGGCTGCATCAGGATTGCGCGCACGGTAACCGGACGTTCCTTAATTGTCGCATTTACCGGCTCTTATCATGGTATTATCGATGAAGTATTGGTTCGTGGAACAAAAAAATTAAAATCTTTTCCTGCAGCAGCAGGAATCATGCCTGAGGCAGTGCAAAATATTCTGGTACTGGATTACGGAACAGACGAAGCACTAGCCATCATTAAAGAACGCGCACACGAAATTGCAGCAGTACTTATTGAGCCGGTTCAGAGCCGCAGGCCGGAATTTGTACCTATAGAATTTATAAAGAAAGTAAGGGAAATTACCACTGCTTCAGGCACAGCATTGATCTTTGATGAAGTGATTACCGGTTTCAGAATGCATCCTGGAGGTGCACAGGCGCTGTTTGATATCCGAGTTGACCTTGCTTCTTATGGAAAAGTAGTAGGCGCAGGAATTCCAATCGGCGTGATCGCAGGAAAAAAAGAATTTATGGATGCCCTTGACGGCGGAACCTGGCAATATGGAGATCAGTCGTATCCGGAAGTTGGGGTAACCTATTTCGCAGGGACTTTTGTACGTCATCCTTTGGCGCTAGCCTCGGCAAAAGCATCTCTGAACTATATGAAAGAAAAAGGCCCTGCCTTACAGCAGCAGCTAAATGAAAAAGGAAATTACATTGCGACCAGTCTGAACAAGGAAATCGAGAAAAGAAACCTTCCATTTTTTGTTGCAAATTATGGATCTCTATGGAAAGTAAAATTTAACGAAGAGGTTCCATACAGCGAACTAATGTTTACTTTAATGAGAGAGAAAGGAATTCATATACTGGATGGGTTCCCCTGCTTTATTACAGAAGCCACTTCCAATGCTGACATCGAACAGGTGATAAAATGTTTTATAGAAAGTATGGATGCCATGATTGAAGCTGATTTTTATCCTGCTGCAACTAAAAAAAAAGAATTCATCAATAACCATACGATCGTTATCAATGGAAATCAGCCTCCGGTTAAAGGAGCTAAGCTTGGAAAGGACGAACAGGGTAATCCCGCCTGGTTTATCAAAGATCCTAATCAGGATGGAAAATATCTTCAGGTTGAAATTAACTAA